The proteins below come from a single Plodia interpunctella isolate USDA-ARS_2022_Savannah chromosome 21, ilPloInte3.2, whole genome shotgun sequence genomic window:
- the LOC128679335 gene encoding uncharacterized protein LOC128679335 produces MYMILLTITLHLTMAQDVTLNTLDNGPGILPFKLGPTKMITHYHSFLYYIDLDMISLTINSVKSQIDSFRSDLNNKTASLYEPHISHLYNKIEMLLEQIHSFQHTRSRRGLVDGLGSIIKSVSGNLDYTDAIKYDNAIKVLQNNEKQLETELNEHISLGKEWTAKHSIVLDSIVKNQNRLANSIDHILNSDASRDYDMIKYAHLAQYLIIISDNTDNLYEEIHNLENMVAFIQSKTTAHYMINISTLNSTISRLRQLYSEEQIINIDLREYYEIIKTGSYYVGNKLAIVFMVPIASPLTYTLYKLSIAPNKQNQILVPIQPYVAIQETDSMYIATECPKVNTWYICKEELQQKIRDNEDCIQHLIMDQSISSSCQFIHANLTSSALEKLDDQHYTISLPTTTRLHISCRQEYYKNLQGTYLVSVPPSCMLKTLDFVISNVQNRIKGHAVQIAELPTEELATSKLQPTVRLNSINLEHLHETNAKISLQHPATLQKNDLSSLYHTTIPSYTLLFGTFIFALILTLYWKLRRRSSKSKDEDIPKADYPDGHYSRIQDIKPKDVKIDISNIPAISSVRPTDSCRSAGGGVTRS; encoded by the exons ATGTATAT GATCCTCCTGACCATCACCCTTCATCTGACCATGGCACAAGACGTGACGCTTAATACCCTCGACAATGGACCAGGTATCCTACCTTTCAAACTTGGACCCACTAAAATGATCACTCACTACCACTCCTTCCTGTACTACATTGACTTAGACATGATTTCTCTAACAATAAACTCAGTTAAATCCCAAATTGATTCATTTAGATCcgatcttaataataaaacggcTTCTTTATACGAACCCCACATCTcgcatctttataataaaatagaaatgttaCTCGAACAAATTCATAGCTTCCAACACACCCGTAGCAGGAGAGGTTTAGTAGATGGTCTCGGTTCAATTATTAAGAGTGTCTCGGGTAACCTCGACTACACAGACGCTATAAAGTATGATAATGCAATTAAAgtactacaaaataatgaaaaacaattagaAACTGAACTAAATGAACACATAAGTCTAGGGAAGGAATGGACAGCTAAACACTCAATAGTACTAGACAGTATAGTCAAAAATCAGAATAGGTTAGCTAATTCCAttgatcatattttaaattcagatGCAAGTAGAGATTATGATATGATTAAGTATGCCCATCTAGCTcaatatcttattattatatcagacAATAcggataatttatatgaagagATCCATAATCTCGAAAATATGGTAGCCTTCATTCAAAGTAAAACTACAGCTCACTATATGATTAATATTAGCACGTTAAATAGTACTATAAGTAGATTAAGACAGCTCTATTCTGAAGAGCAGATAATTAACATTGATTTAAGGGAATATTATGAGATAATTAAGACGGGAtcatattatgtaggtaataaattaGCTATAGTTTTCATGGTACCGATTGCTTCCCCTCTCACCTATACACTTTACAAGTTATCCATCGCtcctaataaacaaaatcaaatacttgTCCCTATCCAGCCCTATGTAGCAATTCAGGAAACTGATTCTATGTACATAGCGACAGAATGTCCGAAGGTCAACACTTGGTACATATGCAAAGAAGAGCTGCAACAAAAGATTCGAGACAATGAAGATTGTATCCAGCATCTCATCATGGACCAGTCAATCAGTTCATCTTGTCAATTCATTCATGCAAACCTTACCAGCTCAGCCCTCGAGAAGCTAGACGATCAACACTATACTATCAGCCTGCCAACCACAACCAGACTACATATATCCTGTAGACAAGAGTATTACAAGAATCTCCAAGGAACCTATCTAGTGTCCGTCCCGCCTAGTTGTATGTTGAAAACGTTGGACTTTGTTATCTCAAACGTTCAGAATCGTATTAAAGGACACGCTGTACAAATAGCGGAACTACCAACTGAGGAGCTCGCCACATCAAAGCTTCAGCCAACTGTAAGACTAAACTCCATCAATTTAGAACATCTACATGAGACGAACGCTAAGATATCGCTACAGCATCCTGCGACATTACAGAAAAACGATCTGAGCAGCCTCTACCATACCACTATACCTTCATATACGTTATTATTTGGAACATTCATATTCGCCCTCATCCTGACATTATACTGGAAACTCCGTCGCAGAAGTTCAAAATCAAAGGATGAAGATATCCCGAAGGCTGATTATCCCGATGGACATTATTCCCGTATCCAAGACATCAAGCCTAAAGATGTGAAAATCGACATCAGCAACATTCCGGCAATATCCTCAGTAAGACCTACGGATAGTTGCCGATCTGCGGGGGGAGGCGTTACGCGCAGCTAA